TCCACATCGGTCCTACAATCGAACTGGGCCAGCAGCAGGTCCCGTTCTTTATCAAAGAGCTGTTTTTGGCCGTTTAAACAGCTGGTCAGAAGACCTATCGTGATGAGAAAAAAACACAAGCGGGCTTTCATAGTGCGGATACGTGTGATTTTTATCCTTTGAAGTTACGGATTTCAGCAGTTTTTGCCGTACTTTTTTGTCGTGTAAGCTGCATTTTGGTGAAAAGCATATTTATTTCGCTGTAAAAACGTTACCAACAGCGCGATTTTTTTTAAAATTCTTCTTTCATCGATTTTTAACCCCGTACCTTTGCCGATATTTTATTGCAAACATTTGAAAACTAGCTTATGAGTAAAGTAAAGGCGAACGACACTGTTAAGGTACATTACACCGGAAAATTGGATAACGGACAAATCTTTGACAGTTCGGTCGATAGAGAGCCCTTGGAAGTTACCTTGGGGCAGGGCATGTTGATTCCAGGTTTTGAAAAAGGCTTGATCGATATGGAGGTGAACGAAAACAAAACCATCACCATACCCAAAGAAGAAGCGTATGGCGAGGTTCGCCAAGAATTGTTTCAACGTATAGACAGGTCAGAGTTGCCCGAGAGCATCAAACCAGAAGTGGGCATGGGCCTTGTGGCGCAAAACCCCGATGGCAGCGAGCGACAGTTGCGTGTGGCCGAGGTCACCGAAACCGATATTGTAGTGGATGCCAACCATCCACTTGCCGGGCAAGACCTGACATTTGACCTACACCTGGTTGAAATTGTATAAAATTTGACCTAATTGATAATTTGTGAAGGGAAAGCACTGGTGCTTTCCCTTTTTTGTTGGCAATTCTATTAAAAAAACCTTCCAAAATCACTACCTTGTCGGCCTAATACTATTTATGGCAAGATCACAACAAACTTTCGGTAAACGAGAAAAAGAAAAAAAGAGACTAAAGAAAAGAGAAGAGAAGCAAAAGAAAAAAGAGGCCCGTAAAGCAGAGGCCAAACAGAGTGGCGGGGGCATTCCTTTTGCCTATACAGACCAGTACGGCAACCTGGTCGATACGCCTCCAGACCCTTCAGAAAAAGTTGCGGTCGACGCTGAAGACATTGTACTCGGCATTCCCCAAAAAGAAGAATCAGAAGAAGCATTCGATCCCATTCGAAAAGGCAAGGTGGCCTTTTTTGACCATTCCAAGGGATTCGGTTTTATTATGGACACAGAGACCCAAGAAAAGCATTTTGTGCATGTTTCTGGCCTTATCGATGAAATCGATGAAAACGACAAGGTCACTTTTGAACTCGAAAAGGGCCAAAAAGGCATGAACGCCGTTCGGGTAAAACAGCAATCGTAAGCACCACCGCGTTAAAATTCATAAAAGGGTTTCTTTCCGCATAATGGCAAAGGCTTTTATGCTGACAGTAAATATTTTCATTGACATGGTCTTGATGCCTTAAAAGGGTAGGGGAAGGCGGTAAACACTACCGTACTCCTATAACCCACTTTTATGGGCGACAAAGATGTTGTGGAATTCCCTTTGGATTGCATCGTCCGAAAAATCGATTTGTTATAAAAAGCATGCATCGGTATCATGACAACGTAACCATATGCAAACTTTTTATAGGGTTCTGAGAAACATCTTTGGCCTCCATTTGGCCCGTTTTTCCAAAACATCGTTTTAGGTAAAGGCCCGGATATTGGTAAAATGTTACACCTGTTTTAGTGTTTGTTACATCTGTCGTATCCACAGAAAAACAATCGGAATAGTTTTGAAAAAACATTGCTTGTGCCTTTGTGATCAAAATCGATGAACCGTCTTGGCCTTAACGAGTTATAGCTGGAAAGCTACAAGGGCACAGGGTTCGATAGACCATCACCCAGGCCACTAATTCGACCAACGGAGAAACCGGGGTGGACCTTTACTACCATAATGCGGTAAAAGCGTACTATAATTCAACAGG
This portion of the Flagellimonas lutaonensis genome encodes:
- a CDS encoding cold-shock protein — its product is MARSQQTFGKREKEKKRLKKREEKQKKKEARKAEAKQSGGGIPFAYTDQYGNLVDTPPDPSEKVAVDAEDIVLGIPQKEESEEAFDPIRKGKVAFFDHSKGFGFIMDTETQEKHFVHVSGLIDEIDENDKVTFELEKGQKGMNAVRVKQQS
- a CDS encoding FKBP-type peptidyl-prolyl cis-trans isomerase; this encodes MSKVKANDTVKVHYTGKLDNGQIFDSSVDREPLEVTLGQGMLIPGFEKGLIDMEVNENKTITIPKEEAYGEVRQELFQRIDRSELPESIKPEVGMGLVAQNPDGSERQLRVAEVTETDIVVDANHPLAGQDLTFDLHLVEIV